The Streptomyces sp. NBC_00239 genome contains a region encoding:
- a CDS encoding HU family DNA-binding protein: protein MNRSELVAALADRAEVTRKDADAVLAAFAEVTGEVVAKGEEKVTVPGFLTFERTHRAAREGRNPATGAAMTIAAGYSVKVSAGSKLKEAAKG from the coding sequence ATGAACCGCAGTGAGTTGGTGGCCGCGCTGGCCGACCGCGCCGAGGTGACCCGCAAGGACGCCGACGCCGTGCTGGCCGCCTTCGCGGAGGTGACCGGCGAGGTCGTTGCCAAGGGCGAAGAGAAGGTCACCGTCCCTGGCTTCCTCACCTTCGAGCGCACCCACCGCGCCGCCCGTGAAGGCCGCAACCCCGCGACGGGGGCGGCCATGACCATCGCGGCCGGCTACAGCGTGAAGGTCTCCGCGGGGTCCAAGCTCAAGGAAGCTGCCAAGGGGTAG
- a CDS encoding nuclease-related domain-containing protein, translated as MPKTRSRRRPGAGASAQAMADTIRAAERRKQHRTAAWAIPLLVAPMALGIGFLVAAVTSWHAGLAVAVVTAVLALRRIYRSKGSTWATGAAGERRTRWILAPLVWCGLGRWAVLHDRQIPRSRANLDHIVLGKCGPVYVDTKTWKSRKAKVHLRSGKLWYGNHPQKDSLDTVLWEASRVAEALGCPVQAVVAVHYAAVPPGGLISQGVTIIQSSELRRFLRALPKEPGWDRRRIAGAYQLAKTQLRPAG; from the coding sequence ATGCCCAAGACGCGATCGAGGCGCCGCCCCGGCGCCGGAGCGAGCGCCCAGGCCATGGCCGACACCATCCGAGCGGCCGAACGCCGCAAGCAGCACCGCACCGCGGCCTGGGCGATCCCGTTGCTGGTGGCGCCGATGGCGCTCGGCATCGGCTTCCTTGTCGCGGCCGTGACCAGTTGGCACGCAGGTCTCGCGGTCGCCGTGGTGACGGCGGTACTCGCCCTGCGCCGCATCTACCGGAGCAAGGGCAGCACCTGGGCCACCGGCGCCGCCGGCGAACGGCGCACTCGCTGGATCCTCGCCCCACTCGTCTGGTGCGGACTCGGACGGTGGGCAGTCCTCCACGACCGCCAAATACCCCGGTCCCGCGCCAACCTCGACCACATCGTCCTGGGCAAGTGCGGCCCCGTCTACGTGGACACCAAGACATGGAAGTCACGCAAGGCCAAGGTCCACCTGCGAAGCGGGAAGCTCTGGTACGGCAACCACCCCCAGAAGGACTCCCTCGACACCGTGTTGTGGGAGGCCAGCCGCGTCGCTGAAGCGCTCGGCTGCCCCGTCCAGGCCGTCGTCGCCGTCCACTACGCCGCCGTTCCTCCTGGCGGGCTGATCAGCCAGGGGGTGACCATCATCCAGTCCAGCGAGCTCCGGCGGTTTCTGCGGGCGCTGCCCAAAGAGCCCGGCTGGGACCGCAGGCGCATCGCCGGGGCCTACCAGCTCGCCAAAACGCAGCTGCGGCCCGCAGGCTGA
- a CDS encoding TniQ family protein, which produces MTNKNRREIDRAVRQYQQGHPGTSLSDARRAVARSAEQPGPAPSRLPHVVLPRAGESLVDWIDRLAEANGARRHQMMERLGLEPGRSANERLRDLAQHMPDHTARQLHAATGIDVELAHAMAAVPPRPNRSAPEGPLTADQAADRLHHLLAEARSKAEAEGLPASSSWNLQFIEPQITRLGGAAALRTAAKKAARRLRMSVRVTVYRPEGHPEQLITVNNQGPYKTVKRDPVDTLVSVPFEIAPLHRRGPQCDCGRGYCLSGTDTGFGPERWPEQIWDSIRPDTDLRTLPEEDRTTFAIDVLFAQLKHRDFRDSILDLTPFLEGAELGPLADVQVYATNARGHYRGRSHGAVCQHADTREGRGFGPMPSERHEILSLADLVETLRPLHHSGQRMGLSSLIGPGAARRDRDLEERWCTSCGGYSVRRFTSAEQCAHYLAVHERWSQRMDHEPDTTAEDEVNEDEERAQELLSKVFGALESPGVLRIFDAHDRATGIVPDEPRERP; this is translated from the coding sequence ATGACGAACAAGAACCGACGCGAGATCGACCGCGCGGTCCGCCAGTACCAGCAGGGCCATCCCGGGACCTCCCTCTCGGATGCGCGCCGCGCCGTTGCGCGCAGCGCAGAACAACCCGGCCCGGCGCCCTCCCGGCTCCCGCACGTCGTGCTGCCGCGGGCCGGCGAGTCGCTCGTGGACTGGATCGACCGGCTGGCCGAGGCCAATGGAGCCCGCCGGCACCAGATGATGGAACGCCTCGGTCTGGAGCCTGGGCGCTCGGCCAACGAGCGGCTCCGCGACCTGGCCCAGCACATGCCGGACCACACCGCGCGCCAGCTGCACGCTGCCACCGGGATCGACGTCGAACTGGCCCATGCGATGGCAGCTGTCCCTCCGAGGCCGAACCGAAGTGCCCCGGAAGGGCCGCTGACCGCGGACCAGGCGGCCGATCGCCTCCACCATCTGCTGGCCGAGGCACGCTCGAAAGCGGAAGCCGAAGGCCTGCCTGCCTCGTCGTCCTGGAACCTGCAGTTCATCGAGCCGCAGATCACGCGCCTCGGTGGAGCTGCTGCGCTGCGCACGGCAGCCAAGAAGGCCGCGCGTCGCCTGCGGATGAGCGTCCGTGTCACCGTCTACCGCCCCGAGGGACACCCGGAGCAACTCATCACGGTCAACAACCAGGGCCCGTACAAGACCGTCAAGCGCGATCCGGTAGACACCCTGGTGTCCGTTCCGTTCGAGATCGCCCCGTTGCACCGCCGAGGCCCGCAGTGTGACTGCGGCCGTGGCTACTGCCTCAGCGGCACCGACACCGGCTTCGGCCCGGAGCGATGGCCTGAGCAGATCTGGGACTCGATCCGGCCTGACACCGACCTGCGGACCCTGCCCGAGGAAGACCGCACCACCTTCGCCATCGACGTGCTGTTCGCGCAGCTCAAGCACCGCGACTTCCGTGACTCCATCCTGGACCTCACCCCGTTCCTCGAAGGAGCCGAGCTCGGCCCCCTCGCCGACGTCCAGGTGTACGCAACGAACGCCCGCGGCCACTACCGCGGTCGCTCGCACGGTGCGGTGTGTCAGCACGCCGACACCCGTGAGGGCCGCGGCTTCGGCCCCATGCCCTCGGAGCGCCACGAGATCCTCTCGCTGGCCGACCTCGTCGAGACGTTGCGCCCCCTCCACCACAGCGGTCAGCGCATGGGGCTGAGCAGCCTGATCGGCCCCGGCGCCGCGCGACGCGACCGGGATCTTGAGGAGCGTTGGTGCACCTCCTGCGGCGGATACTCGGTCCGCCGCTTCACCAGCGCAGAGCAGTGCGCCCACTACCTCGCGGTGCACGAACGCTGGTCTCAGCGCATGGATCACGAACCGGACACCACGGCCGAGGACGAGGTCAACGAGGATGAAGAACGGGCCCAGGAACTGCTGAGCAAGGTGTTCGGCGCGCTGGAGTCTCCCGGCGTTCTGCGGATCTTCGACGCCCACGACCGCGCCACGGGGATCGTTCCCGACGAGCCGCGCGAACGCCCGTAA
- a CDS encoding Mom family adenine methylcarbamoylation protein codes for MTPLQTEPRQLHLTAPQQQALQLPGAEDLCQRWHERTPTWRRTSEGGFDPGLHRVVAIAEGPARRFVEIHHYSGSWPAVRFVFGLQRIDEPPGPGEPAGGRLLGVLCLGIPMNGAVLDVFEGTRRYTETLELNRLVLLDRAESNAESWFCARAFTAAARQGIRGVIAHSDPQPRVRRTPEGGTELLSPGHIGHVYAAQDFVYLGRTRPRKLTVLPDATVLSDRTVAKIKGDEVGHRGAERRLVEFGASPRRSGQSGRDWLVQALEEISATVVHHGGNHRYARAIGPRRTPIIATAYQRPRHGRTGASTPMGQRST; via the coding sequence GTGACCCCGCTGCAGACCGAGCCCCGCCAGCTCCACCTGACCGCGCCCCAGCAGCAGGCCCTCCAGCTTCCCGGTGCCGAAGACCTGTGCCAGCGGTGGCACGAGCGCACACCGACCTGGCGCCGCACGAGCGAGGGCGGGTTCGACCCCGGCCTGCACCGTGTCGTTGCCATAGCGGAAGGGCCCGCACGTCGCTTCGTCGAGATCCACCACTACAGCGGCTCCTGGCCCGCCGTCCGCTTCGTCTTTGGTTTGCAGCGCATCGACGAGCCACCCGGCCCCGGCGAACCCGCCGGGGGCCGGCTCCTGGGCGTCCTCTGCCTTGGCATCCCGATGAATGGCGCCGTCCTCGACGTGTTCGAGGGGACCCGCAGGTACACCGAGACCCTCGAACTCAACCGGCTTGTCCTGCTCGACCGAGCCGAGTCCAACGCCGAATCCTGGTTCTGCGCACGGGCGTTCACCGCAGCCGCGCGGCAGGGTATACGTGGCGTAATAGCGCATTCCGACCCGCAGCCGCGTGTCCGGCGCACGCCCGAAGGCGGCACCGAGCTCCTGAGCCCCGGCCACATCGGGCACGTGTATGCCGCCCAGGACTTCGTGTACCTGGGACGTACGCGTCCCCGCAAACTCACGGTCCTGCCCGACGCCACGGTGCTCTCCGATCGCACTGTTGCCAAGATCAAAGGTGATGAAGTCGGACATCGTGGTGCTGAGCGCCGCCTCGTCGAATTCGGAGCATCGCCGCGCCGGTCCGGACAGTCCGGCCGCGACTGGCTTGTCCAGGCCCTCGAGGAGATCTCTGCGACCGTTGTCCACCACGGTGGCAATCACCGGTACGCCCGTGCGATCGGTCCCCGCCGCACTCCCATCATCGCCACGGCCTATCAACGGCCCCGCCATGGGCGGACCGGAGCGTCCACCCCGATGGGACAGCGGTCGACCTGA
- a CDS encoding glycosyltransferase family 2 protein has product MTVSDHAEVAVITPTRLRSDRIPYLLELHASLHQQDVEWQWVLALDGVPISQLPTRLRDDPRVQTVPLPRAVGAGAARNFAVNEVSADWCTTADDDDLLPEGSLSVRLRHAREHGLGWCAGWSADLHADGAVSTWRCPTPPGFHEAGDVWSYWPNPEATIPIGPTTLLARTDLIRGSGGYAALPQGEDYAYLVGITGTASGALLPTVVYHYRKHPEQMTAQPSYPAMESRARQFAWRHGKHLTSLRAGITQQMSA; this is encoded by the coding sequence GTGACCGTCTCTGACCACGCCGAAGTCGCCGTCATAACCCCGACCCGGCTGCGCTCGGACCGCATCCCGTACCTGCTGGAGCTGCACGCCAGCCTGCACCAGCAGGACGTGGAATGGCAGTGGGTTCTCGCGCTCGACGGCGTGCCGATCTCGCAGCTGCCCACGCGCCTGCGCGACGACCCCCGCGTCCAGACGGTCCCTCTACCCCGAGCCGTCGGAGCAGGCGCAGCCCGGAACTTCGCCGTGAACGAGGTCTCCGCGGATTGGTGCACCACAGCCGATGACGACGACCTCCTGCCAGAAGGATCCTTGTCTGTGCGCCTCCGGCACGCCCGCGAGCACGGTCTCGGCTGGTGCGCCGGCTGGTCCGCAGACCTTCACGCGGACGGCGCCGTATCGACGTGGCGCTGTCCGACACCTCCCGGGTTCCATGAAGCCGGCGACGTGTGGAGTTACTGGCCAAATCCCGAGGCAACCATCCCGATTGGTCCTACCACCCTCCTCGCCCGCACCGACCTTATCCGCGGAAGCGGCGGATACGCGGCCCTGCCCCAGGGGGAGGATTACGCCTACCTGGTCGGCATTACCGGCACCGCTTCCGGGGCTCTTCTGCCCACCGTTGTCTACCACTACAGAAAGCACCCGGAACAGATGACCGCCCAGCCTTCATATCCGGCAATGGAATCCCGCGCTCGCCAATTCGCGTGGCGCCATGGCAAACACCTGACGTCCCTCCGCGCAGGAATTACGCAACAGATGTCGGCGTAA
- a CDS encoding MFS transporter — MVSPALGNEPQSSSEPSAQPGTSKVALAAKISLVVVLVAELMNVLDHSVVLNAIPTLQASLGATPAQVQWLTAGYGLALALGLVTGGRLGDTYGRRRVFLMGTTVFTTASLLCGLAMGPGMLIGARVLQGAGAAVMIPQVLATLHVTFDGEHRSRAFSLYGAVLTVGSVLGPVLGGVLTGADLFGLGWRTIFLINLPIGLAVLLGGWKFITESTAPKAERLDLTGVLLSALAVVLIVFPLTEGHAHRWPLWCFAMLAAGLVVLGIFLRQQQRRQHDAPLVVLALFRDKAFSGGLSAQMTFGLLSGMFFITWTLFLQRGLGMSPLHASLAFVLLTVGEMAGVLITMKTAGRYGRRLPQAGALIALVATAAYGLQISSGQADLALLEMALPLLLLGLAFGTIGGPLADLSLSKVAHENAGSASGLFNTSIHLGMALGTALTALVFFSATGGSSDAAVNRDAFTHVLWWVGAAFAAMWALMFLLPARTSSQTG, encoded by the coding sequence GTGGTTTCCCCCGCGCTCGGCAACGAGCCGCAATCCTCCTCCGAGCCCTCGGCTCAGCCAGGTACGTCCAAGGTGGCCCTGGCCGCGAAGATCTCCCTGGTGGTGGTCCTGGTCGCCGAGCTCATGAACGTCCTGGACCACTCGGTCGTCCTCAACGCCATCCCCACCCTCCAAGCCTCGCTCGGCGCCACCCCGGCCCAGGTCCAGTGGCTCACCGCCGGCTACGGCCTCGCCCTCGCCCTCGGCCTGGTCACCGGCGGCCGACTCGGCGACACCTACGGCAGGCGCAGGGTCTTCCTGATGGGCACCACCGTCTTCACCACGGCTTCCCTGCTGTGCGGCCTCGCCATGGGGCCCGGGATGCTCATCGGCGCCCGCGTGCTCCAGGGCGCCGGGGCCGCCGTGATGATCCCTCAGGTCCTGGCCACCCTCCACGTCACCTTCGACGGCGAACACCGCAGCCGCGCCTTCAGCCTCTACGGAGCCGTCCTGACCGTCGGCTCGGTCCTGGGACCGGTCCTGGGCGGTGTGCTCACCGGCGCCGACCTGTTCGGGCTGGGCTGGCGGACGATCTTCCTGATCAACCTCCCCATCGGCCTCGCCGTACTCCTCGGAGGCTGGAAGTTCATCACCGAGTCGACCGCGCCGAAGGCGGAGCGCCTGGACCTCACGGGTGTGCTGCTCTCCGCGCTCGCCGTGGTCCTGATCGTCTTCCCGCTCACCGAAGGCCACGCCCACCGGTGGCCGCTGTGGTGCTTCGCCATGCTCGCCGCAGGACTCGTCGTGCTCGGTATCTTCCTGCGTCAGCAGCAGCGCAGGCAGCACGATGCCCCGCTCGTGGTGCTGGCCCTGTTCCGGGACAAGGCGTTCTCCGGCGGGCTGTCCGCGCAGATGACGTTCGGCCTGCTGTCGGGGATGTTCTTCATCACCTGGACACTGTTCCTCCAGCGTGGCCTGGGCATGAGCCCGCTCCACGCGTCCCTGGCCTTCGTGCTGCTCACCGTCGGCGAGATGGCCGGCGTCCTGATCACCATGAAGACCGCGGGACGCTACGGGCGCCGCCTGCCCCAGGCCGGAGCACTGATCGCCCTCGTCGCGACGGCGGCCTACGGGCTCCAGATCAGCAGCGGCCAGGCGGACCTGGCCCTCCTTGAGATGGCGCTGCCGTTGCTGCTGCTCGGCCTCGCCTTCGGCACCATTGGAGGACCGCTCGCCGACCTGTCGCTCAGCAAGGTCGCGCACGAGAACGCCGGCTCGGCCTCGGGGCTGTTCAACACCTCGATCCACCTGGGCATGGCCCTGGGAACCGCCCTGACCGCCCTGGTGTTCTTCTCCGCCACCGGCGGCTCGTCCGACGCCGCGGTCAACCGCGACGCCTTCACCCACGTCCTGTGGTGGGTCGGCGCTGCCTTCGCCGCCATGTGGGCACTCATGTTCCTCCTGCCCGCACGAACGAGCAGCCAGACCGGCTGA
- a CDS encoding integrase, translating to MKLPRPLRAPVTITRRPVSAFSGCYVHEATGLALLPGSVRSRFEDDLWDLWGLADKPRSIKRHELTWNFFKIVNPNWRVVAKEILIALLAPQHDSVLECALALRKNRSPRTCNRFLRQFTAWFNWLTANGVTSLEEVTQEHCDRFAAEAQWYVPKPDAPPVQAEPETLAESVRVVQLITLYGDLLSTDSYRAGFVPWDGRSTIKVVGGTWLRANRTPSVPDHLLQPVLATCLYLVNTVGPHLADLVEKVREDAATTVDFPRATLAHIPDVKRLIAQMHADRVPLPLTDGRTEARRIRTDDLAPLKDLAWYRLAYQVCTSTIAGAYLREKIAPELLALAKDVGFENYWARTAPTIAREEDGALVPWTAPLSDTGVQSMVANVLVACLVVTTALSGMRNSELVELNVSCRRQTVTKSGGTRYRLAGRLIKGQKLGGVPDEWVVVEDVHRAVALAERLLGAPPGAALFNTVALSFGLDRMRKWLEESGNRERWGLPVIPAGPISARMLRRTLALSIAARPGGLLAAKIALKHISVATTEGYAARPGGSQRLFLTEVEEAEQEKHMELTVEAFHDLKEGREPAGPGARGLIEALQHVDAQLNEAARHDPKVLEDDRHLENLLSKLSKVLHVGAANFCWFRDPSKALCLKLAGTPNAKKPLVGMCDSARCPQATHHRSHRPVWLGQVTVIDTFVESPRVAKGEKKRLLPERDRALRVVAEIDAASTAA from the coding sequence ATGAAGCTCCCCCGCCCTCTGCGCGCCCCGGTCACGATCACCCGCCGGCCCGTCTCCGCTTTCTCCGGCTGCTACGTCCATGAGGCCACCGGGCTGGCGCTGCTGCCCGGCTCCGTACGCTCACGGTTCGAGGATGACCTGTGGGACTTGTGGGGCCTGGCCGACAAGCCGCGGTCCATCAAACGGCACGAGCTGACCTGGAACTTCTTCAAGATCGTGAACCCGAATTGGCGTGTGGTCGCCAAGGAGATCCTGATCGCGCTGCTCGCCCCGCAGCACGACAGCGTGCTGGAGTGCGCTCTGGCACTGCGCAAGAACCGCAGTCCCCGTACCTGTAATCGCTTCCTGCGGCAGTTCACCGCGTGGTTCAACTGGCTCACGGCGAACGGGGTCACCTCCCTGGAGGAGGTGACTCAGGAGCACTGCGACAGGTTCGCAGCCGAGGCACAGTGGTACGTCCCCAAGCCGGATGCACCACCGGTCCAGGCGGAGCCCGAGACCCTGGCCGAGAGCGTGCGCGTCGTCCAACTAATCACGTTGTACGGCGACTTGCTATCCACGGACAGTTACCGGGCGGGTTTCGTCCCGTGGGACGGCCGGAGCACGATCAAGGTCGTCGGCGGTACGTGGCTGCGGGCCAACCGCACTCCGTCGGTACCCGATCACCTCCTCCAGCCTGTGCTGGCCACCTGCCTCTACCTGGTCAACACCGTCGGGCCGCACCTGGCCGATCTCGTCGAGAAGGTCCGCGAGGACGCGGCGACGACGGTGGACTTCCCGCGTGCCACGCTGGCCCACATCCCGGACGTGAAGCGCCTGATCGCCCAGATGCACGCCGATCGCGTGCCGCTGCCGCTGACCGATGGCCGGACCGAGGCCCGGCGTATCAGGACCGATGACCTCGCGCCCCTGAAGGACCTCGCGTGGTATCGCCTCGCGTACCAGGTCTGCACCAGCACCATCGCCGGAGCGTACCTGCGCGAGAAGATCGCGCCCGAGCTGCTGGCGCTCGCCAAGGATGTTGGTTTCGAGAACTACTGGGCGCGCACAGCACCCACGATCGCCCGCGAAGAGGACGGTGCACTGGTGCCGTGGACAGCCCCGCTGTCCGACACCGGGGTCCAGTCGATGGTCGCCAACGTCCTTGTGGCGTGTCTGGTGGTGACCACCGCGCTCAGCGGCATGCGCAACAGCGAGTTGGTCGAGCTGAACGTCAGCTGCCGGCGCCAGACGGTGACGAAGTCGGGCGGCACCCGGTACCGGCTCGCCGGCCGTTTGATCAAGGGACAGAAGCTCGGCGGGGTGCCCGACGAGTGGGTCGTGGTCGAAGACGTGCACCGCGCCGTCGCCCTGGCTGAGCGCCTGTTGGGGGCGCCGCCCGGCGCCGCGTTGTTCAACACCGTCGCCCTGTCGTTCGGCCTCGACCGCATGAGGAAGTGGCTGGAGGAGTCGGGGAACCGTGAACGCTGGGGTCTGCCGGTCATCCCGGCCGGTCCCATCAGCGCCCGGATGCTGCGCCGGACGCTCGCTCTGTCGATCGCCGCGCGGCCCGGCGGGCTGCTCGCCGCGAAGATTGCGCTGAAGCACATCTCCGTCGCCACGACAGAGGGGTACGCCGCGCGCCCCGGCGGATCCCAGCGGCTGTTCCTCACTGAGGTCGAGGAGGCCGAGCAGGAGAAGCACATGGAGCTCACCGTGGAGGCGTTCCACGACCTCAAGGAGGGCCGCGAGCCCGCCGGTCCCGGTGCCCGCGGGCTGATCGAGGCACTCCAGCATGTGGATGCACAGCTCAACGAGGCCGCCCGCCACGATCCGAAGGTTCTGGAGGATGACCGGCACTTGGAGAACCTTCTCAGCAAGCTGTCGAAGGTGCTTCACGTCGGAGCGGCGAACTTCTGCTGGTTCCGCGACCCGTCCAAGGCGCTGTGCCTCAAGCTGGCGGGCACCCCGAACGCCAAGAAGCCGCTGGTGGGGATGTGCGACTCGGCCCGCTGCCCGCAGGCCACCCACCATCGCAGTCACCGGCCTGTGTGGCTCGGACAGGTCACCGTGATCGACACCTTCGTCGAGAGCCCTCGGGTGGCCAAGGGCGAGAAGAAGCGGCTCCTGCCCGAACGCGACCGTGCCCTGCGCGTGGTCGCCGAGATCGACGCAGCTTCTACGGCGGCGTGA